From one Lotus japonicus ecotype B-129 chromosome 3, LjGifu_v1.2 genomic stretch:
- the LOC130743302 gene encoding serine carboxypeptidase-like 20, producing the protein MAKALGTLYLVLLHLYLCFVLTQSAPETALVTEIPGFNGTLPSKHYAGYVTVDAKHGRNLYYYFVVSEGKPSEDPVVLWLNGGPGCSSFDGFVYEHGPFNFEAAKNKGSLPTLHLNPYSWSKVSNIIYLDSPSGVGFSYSENETDYETGDIKTASDSHAFLLKWFELYPEFLSNPFFIAGESYAGIYVPTLASEVAKGIDAGVTPNLNFKGYMIGNGVTDDKFDGNALVPFVHGMGIISDELFEEANGECKGNFYNPLSENCTSKLNKIEQDVDGLNIYDILEPCYHGTEAEKIKASYIRLPPSFRKLGETEKPLPVRKRMFGRAWPLRAPVREGIVPTWPQLMDSNDVPCTDDVVAKLWLNNEAVRKAIHTAKTSLVSQWDLCTGRIRYNHDAGSMIKYHKNLTSKGYRALIYSGDHDMCVPFTGSEAWTRSMGYKIVDEWRPWFSNDQVAGFTQGYDKNLTFMTIKGAGHTVPEYKPREALEFYTHFLTGLPL; encoded by the exons ATGGCCAAGGCACTTGGCACACTCTATTTGGTGTTACTTCACCTTTACCTGTGCTTTGTCCTGACCCAATCAGCACCAGAGACTGCGCTTGTAACAGAGATTCCAGGTTTCAATGGCACATTACCTTCCAAGCACTATGCTGG GTATGTAACAGTGGATGCAAAGCACGGAAGGAACTTATATTACTATTTCGTTGTGTCAGAAGGTAAACCTTCTGAGGATCCAGTGGTTCTGTGGCTTAATGGTGGACCTGGTTGCTCTAGCTTCGATGGCTTCGTATACGAACatg GCCCTTTTAATTTTGAAGCTGCAAAGAATAAGGGAAGCCTGCCAACGCTGCATCTGAATCCATACAGCTGGTCAAAG GTATCCAATATTATATATCTGGATTCTCCTTCTGGTGTGGGGTTTTCATACTCTGAGAATGAAACTGATTATGAAACAGGAGACATTAAAACTGCCTCTGATTCGCATGCCTTTCTCCTTAAG TGGTTTGAACTCTATCCTGAGTTCCTTTCCAACCCATTCTTCATTGCTGGAGAGTCATATGCTGGAATTTATGTGCCTACTCTTGCTTCTGAAGTAGCAAAAG GAATTGACGCTGGTGTAACGCCCAATCTGAATTTCAAG GGTTACATGATTGGAAATGGTGTTACAGATGACAAATTTGATGGAAATGCACTTGTTCCATTTGTACACGGGATGGGTATAATTTCAGATGAACTGTTTGAG GAGGCTAATGGTGAATGCAAAGGGAATTTCTACAATCCACTCAGTGAAAATTGTACAAGCAAGCTTAACAAAATTGAGCAG GATGTTGATGGGTTGAACATATATGACATTCTAGAACCATGCTATCATGGCACAGAGGCCGAGAAGATTAAAGCTTCCTATATTAGATTGCCACCTAGCTTCCGGAAGTTGGGTGAGACTGAGAAACCTCTTCCTGTGAGGAAAAGGATGTTTGGACGCGCTTGGCCCCTAAGAGCACCTGTGAGAGAAGGAATTGTACCAACTTGGCCTCAACTGATGGATAGCAATGATGTTCCGTGCACT GATGATGTAGTCGCAAAATTATGGTTGAACAATGAAGCAGTCAGGAAAGCAATTCACACTGCAAAG ACAAGTTTGGTCAGTCAATGGGATTTATGCACGGGCAGGATTAGATACAATCATGATGCTGGGAGCATGATCAAATACCACAAGAACCTAACTTCCAAAGGATATCGAGCCCTTATATACAG TGGTGATCATGACATGTGTGTTCCTTTTACGGGGAGTGAAGCATGGACGAGATCAATGGGATACAAGATTGTTGATGAATGGAGGCCTTGGTTCTCCAATGATCAAGTTGCTGG GTTTACTCAAGGATATGACAAAAATCTTACTTTTATGACTATAAAG GGAGCTGGACATACTGTTCCGGAATATAAACCGCGAGAGGCATTGGAATTTTATACACACTTTCTCACTGGATTGCCATTATGA